Proteins encoded together in one Thermovenabulum gondwanense window:
- a CDS encoding beta-ketoacyl-ACP synthase III encodes MTDKIGILGVGSFLPDKVLSNFDLELMVDTSDEWIKERTGISFRRIAEKNIATSDMAYEASKEALKMANLKPEEIDLIIGATVTPDMLFPSSACLVQQKLKAKNAACFDLSAGCTGFIYALVCAYEFIKSGMYNNVLIFGSETLSRIVDWEDRNTCVLFGDGAGACVIGRVNEGGIIYKLLGADGTKSELLYIPAGGSKEPATIDTIRDRKHYIKMNGKEVFRFAVSIIEEMVKRITKESGCQVEEVDYFLPHQANMRIIDSAFRKLNIPIDKVVVNLDKYGNMSAASIPVALDEVVKSGKVKKNDKIMLLGFGAGLTWGGALIEWGI; translated from the coding sequence TTGACGGATAAAATAGGCATTTTAGGAGTTGGTTCTTTTTTACCGGATAAGGTGTTATCAAACTTTGACCTGGAATTAATGGTAGATACCTCCGATGAATGGATAAAGGAAAGAACCGGTATTAGTTTTAGAAGAATTGCAGAAAAAAATATAGCCACATCTGATATGGCTTATGAGGCTTCAAAAGAAGCCTTAAAAATGGCAAATTTGAAGCCTGAAGAGATAGATTTAATAATAGGAGCAACGGTTACCCCCGATATGTTATTCCCTTCATCCGCTTGTTTGGTGCAACAAAAATTGAAGGCAAAAAACGCTGCGTGTTTTGATTTATCAGCAGGCTGCACGGGTTTTATTTACGCATTAGTCTGTGCCTATGAATTTATAAAAAGCGGTATGTACAATAATGTTTTAATTTTCGGTTCAGAAACTTTATCAAGGATAGTGGACTGGGAAGATAGAAATACCTGCGTTCTTTTTGGCGATGGCGCGGGCGCCTGTGTGATTGGAAGAGTTAATGAAGGAGGTATTATATATAAATTGTTAGGAGCTGATGGAACAAAATCGGAACTTTTATATATTCCGGCAGGGGGTTCGAAAGAACCGGCCACTATTGACACCATAAGAGATAGAAAACATTATATTAAAATGAATGGAAAAGAAGTATTTAGATTTGCTGTATCGATAATTGAAGAAATGGTTAAAAGGATAACAAAAGAAAGCGGTTGTCAGGTTGAAGAAGTTGATTATTTTTTACCACATCAAGCGAATATGAGAATTATAGATTCGGCTTTTAGAAAGTTGAATATACCGATAGATAAAGTGGTTGTTAATCTTGATAAATACGGTAATATGTCTGCTGCTTCGATACCGGTAGCTTTAGATGAAGTAGTGAAGTCTGGAAAGGTGAAAAAGAATGATAAAATTATGCTTCTGGGTTTTGGGGCAGGATTGACCTGGGGTGGAGCCCTGATAGAATGGGGTATTTAA
- a CDS encoding DegV family protein yields the protein MERIKIVTDSTCDLDPETLREYKITSVPLKVYFGEEEYRDGIDITSEEFYKMLKTSPYHPRTSQPSPYDFLECYKSLKSEADRIISIHISSKLSGTYNSALVAKKMVDIPVDVIDTEGASIMVGFIAREAARASLEGKSREEIIELIYSLKEKMKIYFSVDTLEYLQKGGRIGKAAAFLGGLLNIKPILTLKEGVIVPVDKVRGKDRVYSRLLELVKQENIAGPLHVAIMNSNSPDDADKLKNLMLNEFQVKEIITANLGPVIGTHTGPGVIGVVFYS from the coding sequence ATGGAACGGATAAAAATTGTAACCGACAGTACCTGTGATTTAGACCCGGAAACGTTAAGAGAATACAAAATTACATCGGTTCCCCTCAAAGTATATTTTGGAGAAGAAGAGTACAGGGATGGCATTGATATTACATCTGAAGAATTTTATAAGATGCTAAAAACTTCACCCTATCACCCGCGAACTTCCCAACCATCACCCTATGATTTTCTGGAATGTTACAAAAGTTTAAAAAGTGAAGCGGATAGAATTATATCCATCCATATTTCCAGCAAATTAAGCGGTACATATAATTCGGCATTAGTAGCAAAAAAAATGGTGGATATACCTGTGGATGTTATAGATACAGAAGGGGCTTCAATTATGGTAGGTTTTATCGCAAGGGAAGCTGCAAGAGCATCTCTTGAGGGAAAATCAAGGGAAGAAATAATTGAATTGATTTATAGCTTAAAAGAAAAAATGAAAATTTATTTTTCCGTTGATACCTTGGAATATCTGCAAAAAGGCGGAAGAATAGGAAAGGCAGCAGCATTCCTGGGTGGTTTATTAAATATAAAACCCATTTTGACATTGAAAGAAGGCGTAATTGTACCTGTAGACAAAGTCCGAGGAAAAGACAGGGTATATAGCCGGTTATTGGAATTGGTAAAACAGGAAAATATAGCAGGACCGCTACATGTGGCTATTATGAATTCAAATTCTCCTGACGATGCGGATAAATTAAAAAACCTGATGTTGAATGAATTTCAAGTAAAAGAGATAATTACTGCTAATTTAGGACCGGTAATTGGTACTCATACCGGACCGGGAGTAATAGGGGTAGTTTTTTACAGTTGA
- the fabK gene encoding enoyl-[acyl-carrier-protein] reductase FabK, with translation MFHTEICDLLGIKYPIIQGGMAWVATAELAAAVSNAGGLGIIGAGNMPPERLREEIFKVKQLTNKPYGVNVYFMSPFVDEVIKVVIEEKVPVITTGAGNPGKYIDSLKRAGIKVIPVVASVALAKRLEGIGVDAVIAEGMECGGHIGEITTMALLPQIVDAVKIPVIAAGGIGDGRGFLASLIMGAKGVQMGTRFICSEECKVHDNYKRAIIEAKDRSTVVTGRPTGHPVRVLKNKLSREFEILEQKCAPIEDYEALGTGKLKAAVEGDIEYGSLMAGQISGLIKDIKPVKKIIEDIICEADEIVRSINSGRLWEVCQK, from the coding sequence ATGTTTCATACCGAAATATGCGACCTTTTGGGCATAAAATACCCCATTATCCAGGGGGGCATGGCATGGGTTGCGACAGCAGAGCTTGCTGCAGCAGTTTCCAATGCAGGAGGACTTGGAATAATAGGGGCAGGGAACATGCCACCGGAGAGATTAAGAGAAGAAATTTTTAAGGTAAAACAATTAACAAATAAACCTTACGGAGTAAATGTTTATTTTATGTCACCCTTTGTTGATGAGGTTATTAAAGTAGTGATAGAAGAAAAAGTTCCAGTAATTACTACGGGAGCAGGAAATCCCGGAAAATATATAGATTCTTTGAAAAGAGCGGGTATTAAAGTGATTCCTGTAGTAGCATCTGTGGCTCTTGCAAAAAGGCTTGAAGGGATAGGCGTAGATGCTGTAATAGCGGAAGGAATGGAATGCGGAGGACATATAGGAGAAATCACCACCATGGCTTTATTACCCCAGATCGTTGATGCCGTTAAAATACCCGTGATAGCAGCCGGGGGCATTGGGGATGGAAGAGGCTTTTTAGCATCGCTAATTATGGGGGCTAAAGGTGTACAGATGGGAACGCGCTTTATTTGTTCGGAGGAATGTAAGGTCCATGATAATTATAAAAGAGCTATTATTGAAGCAAAAGACAGAAGTACTGTAGTTACGGGGAGACCTACAGGACACCCTGTCAGGGTTTTGAAAAATAAATTATCGAGGGAATTTGAAATTTTGGAACAAAAATGCGCTCCGATAGAGGATTATGAAGCTCTGGGGACGGGCAAATTAAAAGCTGCGGTCGAAGGAGATATCGAGTACGGTTCTTTAATGGCAGGACAAATTTCAGGGCTTATCAAGGATATAAAGCCGGTTAAAAAAATAATAGAAGATATTATTTGCGAAGCGGATGAAATTGTGAGATCTATTAACTCAGGAAGGTTGTGGGAAGTATGTCAAAAATAG
- the fabD gene encoding ACP S-malonyltransferase — protein sequence MSKIAFIFPGQGAQYVGMGRDLYEKFAIAKELFHKAEKVLGLPISRLCFEGPEEKLRETENTQPAILVHSIICFNILKSYGVNPDITCGLSLGEYSSLVAADALSFEDAVSIVKKRGKYMQEAVPIGTGGMAALMGLTREQVQELIKTASKEGVVEIANFNCPGQIVISGEIAALKFAVELAREFGAKKVTMLNVSAPFHSSLLVGAGEKLKYDLERINIKAPKIPVVFNVTADSEDEPQKIRELLIKQVSSPVLFEDSIKRMANKGVNIFIEVGPGKSLSGFVKKIDRNAEVLNVEDIASLEKTLNQLGGILYESAG from the coding sequence ATGTCAAAAATAGCTTTTATATTTCCGGGGCAGGGAGCCCAGTATGTCGGTATGGGAAGAGATTTATATGAAAAATTTGCTATAGCAAAAGAGCTATTCCATAAAGCCGAGAAAGTATTAGGATTGCCCATCTCAAGGTTATGTTTTGAGGGACCTGAAGAAAAATTGCGGGAAACTGAAAACACACAGCCTGCAATCCTTGTTCATAGTATTATCTGCTTTAATATATTAAAATCCTACGGTGTAAATCCGGATATTACCTGTGGTCTTAGCCTGGGCGAGTATTCATCGCTGGTAGCAGCAGATGCCCTTTCTTTTGAGGATGCTGTCTCAATAGTAAAAAAACGTGGAAAGTATATGCAGGAAGCAGTTCCCATTGGCACCGGTGGTATGGCTGCTTTGATGGGACTTACCCGGGAACAGGTTCAGGAATTAATAAAAACGGCTTCAAAGGAAGGTGTAGTGGAAATAGCAAATTTTAACTGCCCCGGACAAATAGTAATATCGGGAGAAATTGCTGCACTGAAATTTGCCGTGGAACTTGCCAGAGAGTTTGGGGCAAAAAAGGTTACAATGTTAAACGTAAGCGCACCTTTCCATTCAAGTCTTTTAGTTGGGGCAGGAGAAAAGCTGAAATATGATCTTGAAAGGATAAATATAAAAGCTCCTAAAATTCCGGTGGTTTTTAACGTAACAGCCGATAGTGAAGATGAACCTCAAAAAATTAGAGAATTATTGATAAAACAGGTAAGTTCACCCGTTCTCTTTGAAGATAGTATAAAGAGGATGGCAAATAAGGGAGTAAATATCTTTATTGAAGTAGGCCCTGGAAAATCTTTGAGCGGATTCGTAAAAAAAATAGATAGGAACGCAGAAGTCTTAAACGTAGAAGATATAGCGAGCTTAGAAAAAACTTTGAATCAATTAGGAGGAATACTATATGAATCTGCAGGGTAA
- the fabG gene encoding 3-oxoacyl-[acyl-carrier-protein] reductase gives MNLQGKIAIVTGGSRGIGKSICMKLAEKGCNVVINYVKNESFALEVAREIENMGQSAYLVKKDVSKIKEAEELIEEVYKKFNNIDILVNNAGITKDTLFLRMTEEDFDKVLDTNLKGTFNVTKAAVKYMVKKRFGRIINISSIVGIYGNAGQVNYAAAKAGIIGFTKSLAKELGSRGITVNAVAPGFIKTDMTTPIIEKETEEKIIERIPLKRIGLPEDVANLVAFLASDEASYITGQVIAIDGGLTL, from the coding sequence ATGAATCTGCAGGGTAAAATTGCTATAGTTACAGGTGGATCAAGAGGAATCGGAAAAAGTATTTGTATGAAGCTGGCAGAGAAAGGTTGTAATGTAGTAATAAATTATGTAAAAAACGAATCTTTTGCCCTTGAAGTTGCAAGGGAAATTGAGAATATGGGCCAAAGTGCATATCTGGTAAAAAAAGATGTATCAAAAATTAAAGAAGCAGAGGAGCTGATTGAAGAAGTATATAAAAAATTTAATAATATTGATATATTGGTAAATAACGCGGGAATTACAAAAGATACGCTGTTTTTGAGAATGACAGAAGAAGATTTCGACAAAGTTTTAGATACAAATCTAAAAGGAACCTTTAACGTAACAAAAGCTGCGGTAAAATATATGGTGAAAAAACGTTTTGGAAGAATAATAAATATATCCTCAATCGTTGGGATTTACGGTAATGCAGGACAGGTAAATTACGCCGCTGCAAAAGCAGGTATAATAGGATTTACCAAATCTTTGGCAAAAGAGCTGGGAAGCAGAGGAATTACAGTAAATGCAGTAGCTCCAGGATTTATAAAAACCGACATGACCACACCAATTATCGAAAAAGAAACAGAAGAAAAAATAATAGAAAGAATTCCTCTAAAGCGAATCGGTCTCCCGGAGGATGTGGCAAATTTAGTTGCTTTTCTTGCTTCAGATGAGGCTTCATATATTACCGGACAGGTTATTGCTATTGACGGTGGTTTAACTTTGTAA
- the acpP gene encoding acyl carrier protein, whose amino-acid sequence MEILDRVKKIIADQLGMDEDDITPDASFIDDLGADSLDIVELIMAFEEEFDLEIPDEDAEKIKTVQDVVDYIKNRIG is encoded by the coding sequence ATGGAAATTCTAGACAGAGTGAAAAAGATTATTGCCGATCAGCTTGGAATGGATGAGGATGATATTACTCCCGATGCCTCTTTTATAGATGATCTGGGAGCCGATTCGCTGGATATTGTAGAACTCATAATGGCTTTTGAAGAAGAATTTGATTTGGAAATCCCTGATGAGGATGCAGAAAAAATTAAAACCGTGCAGGATGTGGTGGATTACATAAAAAATCGTATCGGTTAA
- the fabF gene encoding beta-ketoacyl-ACP synthase II, whose translation MKKRVVVTGLGVVSPVGIGVNKFWDSLINGKSGISRIESLDTSDLPVQIGGEIKDFNPEEFIDKKEAKKMDRFTQFAIAAAKMAIEDAKLNIDQVDRERIGVVLGSGIGGVITWEEQHKILMEKGPKRVSPFFIPMMIANMASAQISMEFNFKGPNITTVTACASGTTAIGEAFKMLQDGRAEVIIAGGTEAPITPLSIAGFSSMKALSTRNSEPERASRPFDRERDGFVMGEGAGVLVLETLENALKRNARIYAEVLGYGSTADAYHLTQPAPDAEGAAKAMEIAIRDANIKPEDINYINAHGTSTPLNDKFETIAIKRVFKEHAYKLYISSTKSMTGHLLGAAGAVEGIATILSVYSDEIHPTINYEYEDPECDLNYVPNKSVKTKVNFALSNSMGFGGHNASVIFGKYRDDKK comes from the coding sequence ATGAAAAAAAGGGTAGTAGTAACCGGACTGGGAGTTGTATCACCCGTTGGGATAGGAGTTAATAAGTTTTGGGATTCATTAATAAATGGGAAATCAGGGATAAGCCGAATTGAGTCCCTGGATACATCTGATTTACCGGTTCAAATCGGTGGAGAGATAAAAGATTTCAATCCGGAGGAATTTATAGACAAAAAAGAAGCAAAAAAAATGGATAGATTTACGCAATTTGCTATTGCTGCTGCGAAAATGGCAATTGAAGATGCAAAATTAAACATAGACCAAGTAGATAGGGAGAGGATAGGTGTAGTTCTGGGCTCAGGAATAGGAGGAGTAATTACCTGGGAAGAACAGCATAAAATACTTATGGAAAAAGGTCCAAAACGGGTTAGCCCCTTTTTTATCCCGATGATGATAGCCAATATGGCTTCAGCACAAATTTCAATGGAGTTTAACTTTAAAGGTCCAAATATAACTACGGTTACGGCTTGTGCATCGGGCACTACTGCGATAGGAGAGGCCTTTAAAATGCTGCAGGATGGTAGAGCTGAAGTAATAATAGCCGGTGGAACGGAAGCACCAATTACACCTCTTTCCATTGCAGGTTTTTCTTCAATGAAAGCTTTATCAACCAGAAATAGCGAACCCGAGCGAGCTTCAAGACCCTTTGACCGGGAAAGGGATGGCTTTGTAATGGGAGAAGGAGCCGGGGTGCTGGTTCTTGAAACTCTGGAAAATGCTCTAAAAAGAAATGCCAGGATTTATGCGGAGGTTTTAGGTTACGGCTCTACCGCAGATGCTTATCATTTAACACAGCCTGCACCCGATGCGGAAGGTGCAGCTAAGGCCATGGAGATTGCTATAAGGGATGCCAATATAAAACCCGAGGATATAAATTATATTAACGCTCATGGCACATCAACTCCTTTAAACGATAAATTCGAAACAATTGCTATAAAAAGGGTATTTAAAGAACATGCCTATAAACTTTATATTAGCTCTACTAAGTCCATGACGGGTCATCTTCTTGGGGCAGCAGGAGCTGTTGAAGGCATAGCTACTATTTTATCGGTATACAGCGATGAAATCCATCCGACAATAAATTATGAGTACGAAGATCCCGAATGTGATTTAAATTACGTTCCTAATAAATCCGTTAAAACAAAAGTTAATTTTGCACTTTCCAATTCAATGGGTTTTGGAGGACATAATGCCAGTGTGATATTTGGTAAATACCGGGATGATAAAAAATAA
- the rnc gene encoding ribonuclease III yields MDEQRKAKLDELQKILGISFYNLELLNLALVHPSFSYEKRSELEENNQRLEFLGDAVLELVISQWIFEEFPEHSEGELTKIRAFLVCEETLSLISKELSLGDYLILSKGEELSGGREKISILADTFEAVLGAIYLDQGLEKVRQFVISKFKGIINKLKAGNFVADYKTTLQEILQKRSQDRIMYNVVKEEGPDHDKTFYVEVKWKNRVLGRGKGKSKKEAEQRAAKEAIDQLDKNYKFW; encoded by the coding sequence ATGGATGAACAAAGAAAAGCCAAGCTCGATGAGCTTCAAAAAATACTCGGGATAAGCTTTTATAATTTAGAATTACTCAATCTAGCATTGGTTCATCCTTCTTTTTCCTATGAAAAGCGTTCCGAATTGGAAGAAAACAATCAAAGGCTGGAATTTTTAGGTGATGCGGTGCTGGAACTTGTAATTAGTCAGTGGATTTTTGAAGAATTTCCTGAGCACTCAGAAGGCGAATTGACAAAGATCAGAGCTTTTTTGGTATGTGAAGAAACCTTGTCTTTAATATCAAAGGAGTTATCCCTGGGAGATTATTTAATTTTGAGTAAAGGGGAAGAATTAAGCGGGGGCAGAGAAAAAATATCAATTCTTGCTGACACATTTGAAGCAGTACTGGGTGCTATATATCTTGATCAAGGTTTAGAAAAAGTTAGACAATTTGTAATAAGTAAATTTAAAGGAATAATAAATAAATTAAAGGCTGGGAATTTTGTTGCGGATTATAAAACCACCCTTCAGGAAATTTTACAGAAGAGATCTCAGGATAGGATAATGTATAATGTGGTAAAAGAGGAAGGTCCTGATCACGATAAAACTTTTTACGTCGAAGTAAAGTGGAAAAATAGAGTGCTGGGGCGCGGAAAGGGTAAGAGCAAAAAAGAAGCGGAACAACGAGCAGCAAAGGAAGCAATAGATCAACTTGATAAAAATTATAAATTTTGGTAA